The genome window CCGAAATCTGGCTGTGAGCGATTCTTTCGTTTTGAATTTTTACCAAATGATTATTTGATTACCAATCGTAGATCAAGTTTTCAAAACAATCAATTGGTCGAATCCGTGGGGATTTATGTTTTCGATCAAAGTGGACAAATTGTCTTTTCGATTCCTGGAGAATTCTCTGACGTGTATCTGCTTAGCCGAGAGAAGATTACTTTTTTTCGGATGCGCGAAGATTCTGCCAAGCGTAGAATTATTGAAAGATTGGAAGTAGATTGGAAATCCGGCGAGATTGTAAATCAAGAAATAATTCTCGGAGAGGGAATCCATATTTCATCTATCCAATTCAATCTATTGAGACTGGATACAAATCCGAATCCGAAAATTTCCTTGGTGATCAATCCATCTGTTGATGGTAAATCTGATTATAATAATTCAATTCAATGGAATCTGATCGAAGAATCCAAAAAATCCGAAAGTGAAATAATTGAATTGAAATCACTCGTAACTAGAAATGAAAATAAATATCTTATAGATGATAATTCGATATGGAGAATTTACTTAGAACTTCCATCGGTTCCACAATCGAGAAAGGGAGATTATTATCCAGTTCATCATTTTTCTTTAGACTTACAAGAATTTGGTGACGATGGCGTTATTCTACTGAGTGAATACGAACACAGCAAAGGAGGCGGTTTCTATGACGGTCTCTTGAAATTTGACAGTAGCGGAAATCAATCCTATCATATTATAGGCGAGTATGTGAATTGGGTTGCTAAGGAATCAAAAGGTTCGGGTTTATTTCTTAAGCTTACACAAGGAATCTATGATTTGGATTTGGATAATCCGATTTTCTCACTGGATAAAATCAATTTAAAGACTGGAAATGTTAAATCGATAAAGACAGTTGTGATTGATAGTAAAGAAAGAATGAAGAGTGGTATACCTCAGAAGATTAGGTATTTAGGATATCAGTTCAAAGATAATAAACTCATTTGTAAACTGGGTTTTGAATCATTTATGAAAACAGTAGATTGGACAACGAGCTTAAATGATATATAGTGGTTGATTGTAATTTTGATAAAGTAGACGAAAGTAATCGCCGTAGAAAAACCAAAATGAATATTGAAGAAAAACAAAATATCTATTCAATAATTGGTTTCTGTTTAACATCCTGTTCGATTTTTTGAGATATCGAAAAGTTTATAACATTATTATCTACTCCGGTTAAATTTACATAAAAGCTACTCACTCCGTATTCAAGCCAGATGTATTTACGAGCTAAGTTGACTGATACTTCTGTATCACCAATCAGTATTCCTAAACCAATAAAAGGGCTAATTGAATACGCTGTGCAAGTATCTCTAATTGAACAAAACCCAAGGCCAAGATCTACTCCTAGACTAGATCGCAGAACACCAAATATATCTTTTTGAATTTTAGTTCCAAACTCCAACATATTTGCTTCATAATTCATCCCACTTTTTATCTGTTGGCTCTCGTATTCAGGACTTGTTAATAAGATTGTATAGACAAATAATCTTTGGAAAGGATCGATTGGATCTAGGTTTGGATTGAAATTATCAGAAAAGAATTTTGCATTTAAGACTGGATTGTAAGGATTCGATTCGAATTTGGTGTTTGTAAAACCGAATCTGAAAAAAATATCTTCAAATTTTGTATCTTTTTCGACTCCGATAGTTGTATATTCAGTTCGCAAGCGAATTTTTCTTTCTTGACTAATTGGTAATAATTGAATCTGTTCGATCGATCCCGCTGGGTATGAAAAAATGGAGGCAAGTCCTATTCCAGGAGATATAATTGGAGCTGTATCATAAATATGCCCACTACCATATTGAAAATAAATTCTGTTAGTTTCAGAAAATAAATTAGTAGAGATTAATAAACTAACTATGAAAATCGCACGTACAATTTTTTCATCCATTGTGACCTATGGATTCTAATATCAATACATATTCAATCATTTTTATTCATTAGGTGAAGATTTTGTTGTAAGTAATTGAGATAATTTAGATAAAAAAGCTGTCGAAATGATTGCTGCGTCCCAGTTTAAGAAATTTAACCTTAAACTAGGACGCTAATTGCAGATATTTAATTTTTAATGAGAGTCATTCATAGCAGTGACGAGATCTGGTTTCAGGTTAACAGGAATCCATCGACCTTGCTCGCGACTTTTGAATTTTACCTTACCTCTCTTGAGAGCATCTAATCTTCTACCTTCGTCTATAACTTTTACTGGAGGCTTTTTAAGATCCCAAACAATTCCGAATACTGAAAGCATTTTCAAAATGTAGTAACTCAAATCAATTTCATACCAGAAAAAACCTTGGTTGGCTGAGTGTGAATAATGGTGATGATTGTTATGCCATCCTTCACCCATGGTAATGATTGCAAGAAATAAGTTATTTCTACTATCATCTTTGGTTTCATAGCGACGGCTACCAATCACATGAGCTAGCGAATTAATTGTCCATGTGCCATGCCCAAGAAAGAATGTAGACACTGCATAACCGTAAACAAGCCAATCCCATCCACCAATCATATAAAGCATGATAGAATAAGAAAGTGGTGCAACCCAATGATATCGATCTAACCATACAAGTTCAGGAAATTTGAAATAATCTTTTATAATACGAGAATCATAATCATTGTATTCACTATTGAGAAACCACAACAGATGAGAATACCAGAATCCTTTTTGTTTTGGTGAGTGAATATCTTTCTCGGTATCAGAGTAACGATGATGATTTCTATGATGTGCAGCCCACCAAAGCGGACCTTTCTGCATTGCAGTTGCGCCAATCCAAGCTAAAATAAATTGAAAAACTCGAGAAGTTTTGAATGCATTGTGTGAAAAATATCGATGATATGCCGCTGTGATACCAAACATTCTTACATAATAAGCGACCACTGCTAGCAGCAGAAGCTCCCAACGAAATTCAACTGTAAATACAAATAGGACGGTTGAAGATATCAGAAGAAATAAGATTAGAAATAGAATGGGTGCCTTTTGCTTGACCAACGGTTGTATGCTTGTTTCAGACGCTTGCATGATTTACCTCTGCTTACGTATGAGTAGAATTTTCTCAAAAGGTTGCAAAAATAATCTACTTGTCCGTTGGATTCGAAAAAAAATCATAGTGATAGAGAAATTCATACAAATGTCCCTAACTATTGTGCAAAAATACGGCGGAACCTCAGTTGGCGATACCACTAAGATAAAAAATGTCGCAAACAGGATCAAATCCTACTATGAGGCTGGTAAAAATGTAGCTGTAGTAGTCTCTGCAATGGGACATACTACTGACGAACTCGTATCCCTTGCAGATCAGATCACTGATAATCCTCCTAAACGAGAAATGGATATGTTGCTTTCAACTGGTGAGCAAGTCTCTGTCGCTTTGCTTGCGATGGCACTAGAATCGATCGGTGTACCTGCAGTTTCTTTTACTGGATCTCAGATAAAAATGATGACCGATGGCAATCATTCCAATGCAAAAATTGATTCCATTGATAGAACACGCATAGACAAAGCTTTTGAATCAAAACGCGTTGCGATCATTGCAGGATTTCAAGGAATAGATAAAGAAGAAAATATCACCACACTTGGTCGTGGTGGATCAGATACAACTGCAGTTGCCATAGCGGCTGCGTTAGGTGCTGATGAATGTGAAATTTATACTGATGTGAACGGTGTGTACACAACTGACCCGAATAAAGTTCCTGGTGCCAAAATGCACAAGCAGATTACTTATGAGGAGATGTTAGAATTGGCAAGTCTTGGAGCCGGCGTATTGCATTCAAGATCTGTTGAAATGGCAATGAATTATGGTGTTACTATACATGTTCGCAGTAGTTTTCATCGAGAACCGGGAACATTGGTTGTGAGTGAGGATAAAATTATGGAAAAAATGAAAGTAAGTGGTGTTACCGTTAAGAGTGATCAAGCAAGGATAACAATCCCAAATGTAAAGGATCAACCGGGTATAGCTGCCAAATTGTTTTCTGCACTCTCAGCAAAAGATGTGATCGTGGATGTGATTGTTCAATCATCTCCTCATGATGGTATTAATACTATTTCATTTACCACAGCAAAGAAAGATGTGATCACTGCAAAACCCATTCTTGAAGATATCAAAAAGGATATGACTTCCGGCGAGATAGAAATTGATGATAGCATTGCGATTCTCTCTGCTGTAGGTGTTGGAATGAAATCCCATGTCGGTGTTGCAGCAAAAATGTTTCAATCTCTTGCGGATGCTGGCATCAATATTTTGATGATATCAACTTCCGAGATCAAAATTTCCTGCGTAATTCCTCAATCCAAAGCTCAAGATGGATTGAAAGCTATTCATTCAGCTTTTGGATTGGATCAGATTTAAGATTCTCACGTAATTGTCGATAGAGTTAGAGATTAATTCTATCTAATTGGTCTTGACCTAATTGCGATAACTGAGGAAAAAGGAAGAGTATGATCTTGCTTTCGAAGCGAATTATTTATTTATTTCCGATTGGAATTTTATTGCTCAGTGGTCTACCAAGAACAACGGAAGCAGTCAATCGAGAAAGCCTCAATCAGATCATCGCAATTGTAGGTTCCAAATCTCTTTCTGTCATGGACTATGAAGCGGGCGTTGAACGTTACAAAGTCATCTCCAAATTTGCCCCACCTACCCGAAAGAATCAATCTTTCAGAAGCCAAGTAATCGATTTCCTAATTGATCGTGCTATTGTTGATATTGTCGCTGAAGAAGAATCCATTCAAGTCAATGAGAAGAGAATCGAAGCTGAAATAGACAGACGAATGGAACAGATGGGCATTACAGATCTTGAACAATTCAAAAAGCAAACTGCTCAACAGACTGGAATGAGTTATGAACAATGGATTCTCGATCTACCGTATCAGATTAAGAAAGGACAGCTTTTGCAGATCCGGGTTACAACTCCCCTTCCTTCCGAACAAGAAGTACGTAATTGGTATAATAAAAACAAAGGCAAAGTTGGCTTTGAAGTAAAATTTAGAGAGATTGCTATCGGACCAAAAGACGGCTCGATAGATGAAGAATCTAGAGTTTATAAAGAAGTAGCAGAGATTAGGTCAAATGTATTAAAAGATCCTAGTCTATTTCGTTTGATTGCAAGCGGACCAAGAAACGAATCAAGATTCAAATCATCAGGTGGTTTAGTGAATTGGGTTCCAACCTTTGAATTGTACAAACAGAGTCCAACTTTGGCGACAATTTCCGGACAAACCAAAGAAGGTAAAATCTCAGAAATTTTTCGAGATGAACGAAAGAGATATTGTATCATATATGTAGAAGGAATTCGCGCTACACCTTTGGATAGTGTTAGGCGAGGAGTTCAAAATGTTCTCTATCGAGATAAAGAACAGCAAGCTTTTGAGAATT of Leptospira sp. GIMC2001 contains these proteins:
- a CDS encoding acyl-CoA desaturase; translation: MQASETSIQPLVKQKAPILFLILFLLISSTVLFVFTVEFRWELLLLAVVAYYVRMFGITAAYHRYFSHNAFKTSRVFQFILAWIGATAMQKGPLWWAAHHRNHHRYSDTEKDIHSPKQKGFWYSHLLWFLNSEYNDYDSRIIKDYFKFPELVWLDRYHWVAPLSYSIMLYMIGGWDWLVYGYAVSTFFLGHGTWTINSLAHVIGSRRYETKDDSRNNLFLAIITMGEGWHNNHHHYSHSANQGFFWYEIDLSYYILKMLSVFGIVWDLKKPPVKVIDEGRRLDALKRGKVKFKSREQGRWIPVNLKPDLVTAMNDSH
- a CDS encoding aspartate kinase, translating into MSLTIVQKYGGTSVGDTTKIKNVANRIKSYYEAGKNVAVVVSAMGHTTDELVSLADQITDNPPKREMDMLLSTGEQVSVALLAMALESIGVPAVSFTGSQIKMMTDGNHSNAKIDSIDRTRIDKAFESKRVAIIAGFQGIDKEENITTLGRGGSDTTAVAIAAALGADECEIYTDVNGVYTTDPNKVPGAKMHKQITYEEMLELASLGAGVLHSRSVEMAMNYGVTIHVRSSFHREPGTLVVSEDKIMEKMKVSGVTVKSDQARITIPNVKDQPGIAAKLFSALSAKDVIVDVIVQSSPHDGINTISFTTAKKDVITAKPILEDIKKDMTSGEIEIDDSIAILSAVGVGMKSHVGVAAKMFQSLADAGINILMISTSEIKISCVIPQSKAQDGLKAIHSAFGLDQI
- a CDS encoding putative peptidyl-prolyl cis-trans isomerase yields the protein MILLSKRIIYLFPIGILLLSGLPRTTEAVNRESLNQIIAIVGSKSLSVMDYEAGVERYKVISKFAPPTRKNQSFRSQVIDFLIDRAIVDIVAEEESIQVNEKRIEAEIDRRMEQMGITDLEQFKKQTAQQTGMSYEQWILDLPYQIKKGQLLQIRVTTPLPSEQEVRNWYNKNKGKVGFEVKFREIAIGPKDGSIDEESRVYKEVAEIRSNVLKDPSLFRLIASGPRNESRFKSSGGLVNWVPTFELYKQSPTLATISGQTKEGKISEIFRDERKRYCIIYVEGIRATPLDSVRRGVQNVLYRDKEQQAFENWLEQMRNQVTVTTYDPIYNREHNIKIEEEVYNLD